The Hyphomicrobium sp. 99 genome contains the following window.
CGGCTGGAATGCGCCCGCGCAATCCTCGCCGTAGCGCACCTTCATGATCTCGATGGTTTCAGGGGTCGCAAGCACCGCGCGATGCCCGGCGCGCGCATGATCGCCGTGCCCGTGCGTAATCACGGCGCGGTCCACAGCCCGGCCAGGATCGATGTAAAAATCGCCGGGCTCGCAATAAATGCCGGAACCGACCGGGTAAAGCCACGTGTCGACGGGGGGTGCTGTCGAGATCATGAACCATTAAACGCGCGTAACTGCAAAGCAGCCAAGCGCGGAACGTCGTTCACGCGATAATATCAGGAAGCAGCTTGTCTTCGATCTGCGTGATCCGGTCCTTCAAGACAAGCTTCTTCTTTTTCAGCCGCTTGATGAGAAGTTGGTCAGCCGAGGGGTTACCTTCAAGAGCGGCGATTTCGCAGTCGAGCTCACGATGCTCGCCCCGCAAAGTCACTAGCTCTTCCCTGAGCTCGCGTTCGTCGCGCCGCTCCATTTCGATTCCCTGCCGCTGCCCGGTCGATCGCAGCCTTTTGGGTGATTGCCCTCGATATGGCAACAGGGCAAAAGCGCGATTCTGAGCTAACTTTCTAATTCTATGAATTTATTTTACCGATCACCACGGGCAAAAACCCGCATCGTAACAAAAATCAAACATCGCAGCTTTGCCGCAGGAGGCGTTGGACAACCTGAGAAACGTGTGGCACGATTCACACGTCTGCAGCTCTATAGGAGGCGACTGATGACGATAACGGCTCATCTGGCTGAACTCGCGGAGAAGCATCGGGCTCTCGAACAAAAAATAAATCAAACGGC
Protein-coding sequences here:
- a CDS encoding DUF465 domain-containing protein; translated protein: MERRDERELREELVTLRGEHRELDCEIAALEGNPSADQLLIKRLKKKKLVLKDRITQIEDKLLPDIIA